In one window of bacterium DNA:
- a CDS encoding helix-turn-helix domain-containing protein, giving the protein MQIRHHIHYLDRGEDCYRAELRFDPPYDVGVMLGAIDQIYPKDLGHHPSAQAVDVDYVLSVVSANGVLHVVEPVDKASVVSVTIRQGHTVQDLVVRESDEVILLAGTKCLVLWVVAGNPGILAVKALVVPDKDGTHSKIRRNIGDLPLQEYLTRKLLHKPEDEDLAVTRWPDVLKTREASAYLRIGDSTLRQKVAEGLIRRTASKKFLKVDLDAYLAGIRKR; this is encoded by the coding sequence GTGCAGATCCGCCACCACATCCATTACCTCGACCGCGGGGAGGATTGCTACCGGGCAGAACTTCGCTTTGATCCGCCTTATGATGTTGGCGTTATGTTGGGTGCCATCGACCAGATCTACCCAAAGGATCTCGGCCATCATCCCAGTGCCCAAGCCGTCGATGTGGACTACGTGTTGAGCGTGGTGTCTGCAAACGGCGTGCTACACGTTGTGGAGCCCGTGGACAAGGCATCGGTTGTCAGCGTCACCATCCGCCAAGGCCACACGGTGCAGGACCTGGTGGTGCGGGAGAGTGATGAAGTCATCCTGCTGGCGGGCACGAAGTGTCTTGTGTTGTGGGTGGTGGCGGGAAACCCCGGCATCTTGGCGGTTAAGGCCCTCGTTGTGCCCGACAAGGATGGCACGCACAGCAAAATCCGACGCAACATCGGCGACCTGCCCTTGCAGGAATACCTGACCAGGAAGCTCCTACACAAGCCGGAGGACGAAGACCTGGCTGTCACCCGGTGGCCGGATGTGTTGAAGACCCGCGAGGCATCCGCATATCTGCGGATCGGGGATAGCACCCTTCGTCAGAAAGTGGCGGAAGGGCTGATCCGTCGCACGGCATCCAAGAAATTTCTGAAGGTGGACCTGGATGCATACCTCGCGGGCATAAGGAAACGCTGA
- a CDS encoding RecQ family ATP-dependent DNA helicase, whose amino-acid sequence MNYSPARALELLRIGSGIPAASFREGQEDAIRHVVEGRGRLLVVQKTGWGKSFVYFIAARLLREQGSGPAILISPLLALMRNQIRAAERMGVRAATIHSDNQQDWPEIESRLARHEIDLLLISPERLANEHFTGKVLAPIAAQVGLLVIDEAHCISDWGHDFRPHYRLIERIVRTLPPTLRLLATTATANDRVMEDLRSILGPRLEVMRGDLNRPSLLLQTITMPSQAERMAWLAERIPALPGSGIVYTLTVRDARQVAEWLASRGMLAQAYTSDSADRESLEDALLENRIKVMVATTALGMGFDKPDLAFVIHYQTPGSAVAYYQQVGRAGRALEAAYGVLFSGAEDADITDYFINSAFPTREEVRQVLSTLDQEAQGLSIPEILARINLSKGRVEKALFLLSLESPAPIVKDGSRWQLTAAQLSPQFWERAERLTILRRAEQAQMEEYAALRQGHMEFLIHALDGDARGIQPPRLDPLPAGTKPALVQAAIEFLRRTKLVIEPRRLWPTGGMPSLDQKGRISPKFQMEEGRALCAWGDAGWGSLVRQGKYQDGHFSDDLVQACARMIRAWRPQPPIEWVTAVPSLRHPRLVPDFARRLAAELGLPFQESLRKTGHRPEQKTMANSIQQARNVDGSLSVNALAVLPGAVLLVDDMVDSRWTLTLGAYLLREHGGGAVFPLALATTG is encoded by the coding sequence ATGAACTATTCCCCGGCCAGGGCCTTGGAACTGCTGCGCATCGGCTCCGGCATTCCCGCGGCATCCTTTCGAGAAGGCCAGGAAGACGCCATCCGTCATGTGGTGGAGGGCCGGGGTCGCCTGTTGGTGGTGCAGAAGACAGGCTGGGGCAAGAGCTTCGTCTATTTCATCGCGGCGCGCCTCCTGCGCGAGCAAGGCAGCGGGCCGGCCATCTTGATTTCACCCTTGTTGGCACTGATGCGCAACCAGATCCGTGCCGCGGAGAGAATGGGGGTACGTGCGGCCACCATTCATTCCGACAACCAGCAGGACTGGCCGGAGATCGAGAGTCGCCTGGCGCGCCATGAGATCGACTTGCTGTTGATTTCGCCGGAACGCTTGGCCAACGAGCATTTCACGGGCAAGGTGCTGGCCCCCATTGCCGCTCAGGTTGGTCTCCTGGTCATTGACGAGGCGCATTGCATATCAGATTGGGGTCATGATTTCCGACCCCATTACCGGCTCATCGAACGCATCGTGCGAACCTTGCCCCCCACTTTGCGCTTGCTGGCCACAACGGCCACGGCCAATGACCGGGTGATGGAGGATCTGCGCTCGATCCTGGGTCCACGTCTGGAGGTCATGCGTGGCGATCTGAACCGGCCATCCTTGCTTCTGCAGACAATCACCATGCCCAGCCAGGCCGAGCGCATGGCCTGGTTGGCGGAGCGGATCCCCGCCTTGCCCGGCAGCGGCATCGTTTACACCCTCACCGTTCGGGATGCCAGGCAGGTGGCGGAGTGGTTGGCTTCGCGCGGCATGCTCGCCCAGGCCTACACCAGCGATTCCGCGGATCGCGAGAGCTTGGAGGATGCCCTGCTCGAAAACCGCATCAAGGTGATGGTGGCCACCACGGCCCTCGGCATGGGCTTTGACAAGCCGGACCTGGCCTTTGTGATCCACTACCAGACACCTGGTTCCGCCGTGGCCTATTACCAGCAGGTGGGACGCGCCGGACGCGCCCTGGAAGCCGCTTATGGCGTGCTGTTCAGCGGCGCGGAAGACGCGGACATCACGGACTACTTCATCAACTCCGCTTTCCCCACGCGGGAGGAAGTGCGGCAGGTCCTCTCCACCCTTGATCAGGAAGCCCAAGGCCTCTCCATCCCTGAGATCCTCGCCCGGATCAATCTCAGCAAGGGCCGTGTGGAGAAGGCCTTGTTCCTCCTCTCGCTGGAGTCGCCGGCGCCCATCGTCAAGGATGGAAGCCGCTGGCAATTGACCGCGGCGCAGCTAAGCCCCCAGTTCTGGGAGCGCGCCGAGCGATTGACCATCCTGCGGCGGGCCGAGCAGGCGCAAATGGAAGAGTATGCGGCCTTGCGACAGGGCCACATGGAGTTCTTGATCCATGCGCTGGATGGCGACGCCAGGGGCATTCAGCCGCCCCGCCTTGACCCTTTGCCCGCCGGAACCAAGCCGGCCCTGGTCCAGGCGGCCATCGAGTTCCTCAGGCGCACGAAGCTCGTCATTGAACCACGCAGGCTTTGGCCAACGGGCGGGATGCCATCACTCGACCAGAAGGGGAGGATCTCTCCCAAATTCCAGATGGAGGAAGGACGGGCTCTTTGTGCCTGGGGTGATGCGGGCTGGGGAAGTCTGGTTCGGCAGGGGAAGTACCAGGATGGACACTTCTCGGATGACCTCGTGCAGGCTTGTGCCAGGATGATCCGGGCATGGCGGCCACAACCACCCATCGAGTGGGTCACGGCTGTACCATCCTTGCGTCACCCCCGCTTGGTGCCGGATTTTGCCCGGCGCCTGGCAGCGGAGCTGGGCCTGCCTTTCCAGGAATCCTTGCGCAAGACAGGGCATCGTCCGGAGCAGAAGACCATGGCCAATTCCATCCAGCAGGCCCGCAATGTCGACGGATCTCTCAGCGTGAATGCACTGGCCGTCCTGCCTGGGGCCGTCTTGCTGGTGGACGACATGGTGGACTCGCGCTGGACACTGACCCTGGGGGCCTATCTTCTTCGCGAGCACGGCGGTGGCGCCGTGTTTCCCTTGGCTCTGGCCACAACAGGATAG